One Bradyrhizobium sp. ISRA464 genomic window carries:
- a CDS encoding NADP-dependent isocitrate dehydrogenase, whose translation MAKIKVSNPVVELDGDEMTRIIWQYIKDKLINPFLDVELLYYDLGMEHRDATNDQVTIDAAHAIKKVGVGVKCATITPDEARVKEFGLKEMWKSPNGTIRNILGGCIFREPIICKNVPRLVPGWTKPIIIGRHAYGDQYRATDIKFPGKGTLSLKFVGEDGTVIEREVFKAPGAGVAMEMYNLDDSIIDFARASFNYGLMRNYPVYLSTKNTILKVYDGRFKDIFQDVFDREFKKEFDAKGLTYEHRLIDDMVASALKWSGGYVWACKNYDGDVQSDTVAQGYGSLGLMTSVLLTPDGKTVEAEAAHGTVTRHYREHQKGKETSTNSIASIFAWTRGLAHRAKLDNNPELAKFATTLEKVCVATVEDGYMTKDLALLVGADQRWLSTTGFLDKVSDNLVKAMAA comes from the coding sequence ATGGCAAAAATCAAGGTGTCCAACCCCGTCGTCGAACTCGATGGCGACGAGATGACCCGGATCATCTGGCAGTACATCAAGGACAAGCTGATCAACCCGTTCCTGGATGTCGAACTGCTCTATTACGACCTGGGGATGGAACACCGCGACGCCACCAATGACCAGGTGACCATCGACGCCGCCCACGCCATCAAGAAGGTCGGCGTCGGCGTGAAGTGCGCCACCATCACCCCTGATGAGGCCCGGGTGAAGGAATTCGGCCTGAAGGAGATGTGGAAGTCGCCGAACGGCACTATCCGCAACATCCTCGGCGGCTGCATCTTCCGTGAACCGATCATCTGCAAGAACGTGCCGCGCCTCGTTCCGGGCTGGACCAAGCCGATCATCATCGGCCGCCATGCCTATGGCGACCAGTACCGTGCCACCGACATCAAGTTCCCGGGCAAGGGCACGCTCTCGCTGAAGTTCGTCGGCGAGGACGGCACCGTGATCGAGAGGGAAGTGTTCAAGGCGCCTGGCGCCGGCGTCGCGATGGAGATGTACAATCTCGACGACTCCATCATCGACTTCGCCCGTGCCTCGTTCAACTACGGCCTGATGCGCAACTACCCGGTCTACCTCTCGACCAAGAACACGATTCTGAAGGTCTATGACGGCCGCTTCAAGGACATCTTCCAGGACGTCTTCGACCGCGAGTTCAAGAAGGAATTCGACGCCAAGGGCCTGACTTACGAGCACCGCCTGATCGACGACATGGTGGCCTCGGCGCTGAAGTGGTCCGGCGGCTATGTCTGGGCCTGCAAGAACTATGACGGCGACGTGCAGTCCGACACCGTGGCGCAGGGCTACGGCTCGCTCGGCCTGATGACCTCGGTGCTGCTGACCCCCGACGGCAAGACCGTGGAAGCCGAAGCCGCCCACGGCACAGTGACCCGCCACTACCGCGAGCACCAGAAGGGCAAGGAGACTTCGACCAACTCGATCGCGTCGATCTTCGCCTGGACCCGCGGCCTTGCCCATCGCGCCAAGCTCGACAACAACCCGGAGCTGGCGAAGTTCGCCACCACCCTGGAGAAGGTCTGCGTCGCGACCGTCGAGGACGGCTACATGACCAAGGACCTCGCACTGCTGGTCGGCGCCGACCAGCGCTGGCTCTCCACCACCGGATTCCTCGACAAGGTTTCCGACAACCTCGTGAAGGCGATGGCGGCCTGA
- a CDS encoding DUF3455 domain-containing protein, producing MALVQSVTLASLLLTGSAALAADPLPSAVATSGETAVLTIHAEGVQVYECKPVTDGKFAWSFREPIATLIADGRTVGRHYAGPNWEHVDGSAVTARTAGDAPGATASDIPWLKLEVISHRGEGVLTGVATVQRINTSGGQLKGACDKAGALKSAPYTVDYVFLRKN from the coding sequence ATGGCCCTGGTCCAAAGCGTGACGCTCGCATCCTTGCTACTGACCGGGTCGGCGGCGCTCGCCGCCGATCCCCTTCCCTCCGCCGTCGCTACGTCGGGCGAGACCGCCGTCCTCACCATCCACGCCGAGGGCGTGCAGGTCTACGAATGCAAGCCGGTCACCGACGGCAAGTTCGCCTGGTCGTTCCGAGAGCCGATAGCGACCCTGATCGCCGACGGCCGGACCGTCGGCCGGCATTATGCCGGGCCAAACTGGGAGCATGTGGACGGCAGCGCCGTGACCGCCCGCACCGCCGGCGACGCGCCTGGCGCCACCGCGTCTGACATTCCCTGGCTGAAGCTCGAGGTGATTTCCCACCGCGGCGAAGGCGTGCTCACCGGCGTCGCCACCGTGCAGCGGATCAATACGTCGGGCGGCCAGCTCAAGGGCGCCTGCGACAAGGCCGGCGCGCTGAAGAGCGCGCCGTACACCGTGGACTACGTGTTCCTGCGAAAGAACTGA
- the recA gene encoding recombinase RecA: MSATALRIVEGSSMDKSKALSAALSQIERQFGKGSVMKLGKNDRSMDVETVSSGSLGLDIALGVGGLPKGRIVEIYGPESSGKTTLALHTVAEGQKKGGICAFIDAEHALDPVYARKLGVNIDELLISQPDTGEQALEIADTLVRSGAVDVLVIDSVAALVPKAELEGEMGDALPGLQARLMSQALRKLTASINKSNTMVIFINQIRMKIGVMYGSPETTTGGNALKFYASVRLDIRRIGAIKERDEVVGNTTRVKVVKNKLAPPFKQVEFDIMYGEGVSKMGEILDLGVKAGLVEKSGAWFSYDSQRLGQGRENAKAFLRSNPDITTKIEAAIRQNSGLISEQILAGTPERDADGEEPTEE, encoded by the coding sequence ATGTCCGCCACTGCACTGCGTATCGTCGAAGGATCCTCCATGGACAAGTCCAAGGCCCTCTCAGCCGCGCTCTCCCAGATCGAGCGCCAGTTCGGCAAGGGCTCGGTGATGAAGCTCGGCAAGAACGACCGCTCGATGGATGTCGAGACGGTGTCGTCGGGGTCGCTCGGACTCGACATCGCGCTCGGCGTCGGCGGTCTGCCGAAGGGCCGCATCGTCGAGATCTACGGGCCGGAATCCTCGGGCAAGACCACGCTGGCGCTGCACACGGTCGCGGAAGGCCAGAAGAAGGGCGGCATCTGCGCCTTCATCGACGCCGAACACGCGCTCGATCCGGTCTATGCGCGCAAGCTCGGCGTCAACATCGACGAGCTCTTGATCTCGCAGCCGGACACCGGCGAGCAGGCGCTGGAAATCGCCGACACGCTGGTGCGCTCCGGCGCGGTCGACGTGCTGGTGATCGACTCGGTCGCGGCGCTGGTGCCGAAGGCCGAGCTCGAGGGTGAGATGGGCGATGCGCTGCCGGGCCTCCAGGCGCGGCTGATGAGCCAGGCGCTGCGCAAGCTCACCGCCTCGATCAACAAGTCCAACACCATGGTGATCTTCATCAACCAGATCCGGATGAAGATCGGTGTGATGTACGGCTCGCCGGAAACCACCACGGGCGGCAATGCGCTGAAGTTTTACGCCTCCGTCCGGCTCGACATCCGCCGCATCGGCGCGATCAAGGAGCGTGACGAGGTCGTCGGCAACACCACTCGCGTCAAGGTGGTGAAGAACAAGCTGGCGCCGCCCTTCAAGCAGGTCGAGTTCGACATCATGTACGGCGAGGGCGTCTCCAAGATGGGCGAGATCCTCGACCTCGGCGTCAAGGCCGGCCTCGTCGAGAAGTCGGGTGCCTGGTTCTCCTATGACAGCCAGCGGCTCGGCCAGGGACGCGAGAACGCCAAGGCGTTCCTGCGCTCGAACCCCGACATCACCACCAAGATCGAAGCCGCGATCCGGCAGAACTCCGGGCTGATCTCCGAGCAGATCCTCGCCGGCACGCCCGAGCGCGACGCCGACGGCGAAGAGCCGACGGAGGAGTAA
- the gcvP gene encoding aminomethyl-transferring glycine dehydrogenase, which yields MNAPFKPTNEAATDFVRRHIGPSPRDIDAMLETVGASSLQALMNETLPPSIRQKAPLDLGRALSEPEALAHMSELAAQNQTFTSLIGQGYYGTILPTVIQRNILENPAWYTAYTPYQPEISQGRLEALFNFQTMICDLTGLDVANASLLDEATAAAEAMALAERHSQVKAKAFFVDKDVHPQTLAVMRTRAAPLGWALIVGDPLTELDKADVLGALLQYPGTSGAVRDLRPAIASLRAKGALAIVAADLLSLALLTSPGELGADIAVGSAQRFGVPMGYGGPHAAYMAVRDTLKRSLPGRIVGLSVDSRGLPAYRLALQTREQHIRREKATSNICTAQVLLAVIASMYAVYHGPEGLMHIARSVHRRATALAAGLRKLGFAPTSEAFFDTLTIEVGAKQNELIARALAERINLRIGETTLGIAVDETTTPETIEAVWHVFGGKLSYADIESSAREALPKDLKRTSAFLTHPVFNTHRSETELLRYMRKLADRDLALDRAMIPLGSCTMKLNATTEMIPLTWPAFGNLHPFAPADQAKGYHALFKRLEKWLCDITGYDAVSLQPNSGAQGEYAGLLAIRGYHLARGEPHRKVCLIPSSAHGTNPASAAMVGMDVVVVACDIRGDVDVNDLHAKAEKHSKNLAAVMITYPSTHGVFEEHISEICDIVHAHGGQVYLDGANMNAQVGLSRPGDYGADVSHLNLHKTFCIPHGGGGPGMGPIGVKAHLAPYLPGHPATDGATAHPIGPVSAAPFGSASILTISYIYILMMGGEGLTRATEIAILNANYIAARLQPHFPVLYRNARGRVAHECIVDPRPLKTSAGVTVDDIAKRLIDYGFHAPTMSFPVAGTLMIEPTESESKIEIDRFCDAMIAIRNEIAEIEKGRFKVEASPLRNAPHTVHDIADDAWNRAYTRTEGCFPDGVSRSDKYWSPVGRVDNVYGDRNLVCSCPPVEDYAQAAE from the coding sequence ATGAACGCGCCCTTCAAGCCGACCAATGAAGCCGCCACCGATTTCGTGCGCCGCCACATCGGCCCGTCGCCCCGCGACATCGACGCGATGCTGGAAACCGTCGGCGCCTCGAGCCTGCAGGCGCTGATGAACGAGACGCTGCCGCCGTCGATCCGGCAAAAGGCGCCGCTCGATCTCGGGCGCGCGCTGAGCGAGCCCGAGGCGCTGGCGCATATGAGCGAGCTCGCGGCGCAAAACCAGACCTTCACCTCGCTGATCGGCCAAGGCTATTACGGCACCATCCTACCCACCGTGATCCAGCGCAACATCCTGGAGAACCCGGCCTGGTACACGGCCTACACGCCGTATCAGCCGGAGATCAGCCAGGGTCGGCTGGAAGCGCTGTTCAACTTCCAGACCATGATCTGCGATCTCACCGGGCTCGACGTCGCCAACGCCTCGCTGCTCGACGAGGCGACCGCGGCGGCGGAAGCGATGGCGCTCGCCGAGCGCCACTCGCAGGTGAAGGCGAAGGCCTTCTTCGTCGACAAGGACGTGCATCCGCAGACGCTGGCTGTGATGCGCACCCGCGCCGCGCCGTTGGGCTGGGCCCTGATCGTCGGCGATCCCCTGACCGAGCTCGACAAGGCCGATGTGCTCGGCGCGTTGCTGCAATATCCCGGCACGTCGGGCGCGGTGCGCGATCTCCGGCCCGCGATCGCGTCGCTGCGCGCAAAGGGCGCGCTCGCCATCGTCGCAGCCGACCTGCTGTCGCTGGCCTTGCTCACCTCGCCCGGCGAGCTCGGCGCCGACATCGCGGTCGGCTCGGCGCAGCGCTTCGGCGTGCCGATGGGTTACGGTGGCCCGCACGCGGCCTACATGGCGGTGCGCGACACGTTGAAACGCTCGCTGCCGGGCCGCATCGTCGGCCTGTCGGTGGACTCGCGCGGGCTGCCTGCCTACCGGCTCGCCTTGCAGACCCGCGAGCAACACATTCGCCGCGAGAAGGCGACCTCCAACATTTGCACCGCGCAGGTGCTGCTTGCGGTGATCGCCTCGATGTACGCGGTCTACCACGGCCCCGAGGGCCTGATGCACATCGCGCGGTCAGTGCATCGCCGCGCCACGGCGCTCGCCGCGGGCCTGCGCAAGCTCGGCTTCGCGCCGACGAGCGAGGCGTTCTTCGATACCCTCACCATTGAGGTCGGCGCGAAGCAGAATGAGCTCATCGCCCGCGCGCTCGCGGAGCGGATCAATCTGCGCATCGGCGAGACCACGCTCGGCATCGCGGTCGACGAGACCACGACGCCCGAGACCATCGAGGCCGTTTGGCACGTGTTCGGGGGCAAGCTCAGCTATGCGGATATCGAGAGCAGCGCGCGCGAGGCACTGCCGAAGGATCTGAAGCGCACCAGCGCCTTCCTCACCCATCCCGTGTTCAACACGCATCGCTCGGAGACCGAGCTGTTGCGCTACATGCGCAAGCTTGCCGACCGCGACCTCGCGCTCGACCGCGCGATGATCCCGCTCGGCTCGTGCACGATGAAGCTCAACGCCACCACGGAGATGATTCCGCTGACCTGGCCGGCGTTCGGCAATCTGCATCCGTTCGCGCCGGCGGACCAGGCCAAGGGCTATCACGCGCTGTTCAAGCGGCTGGAAAAGTGGCTGTGCGACATCACCGGCTATGATGCGGTCTCGCTGCAGCCGAATTCCGGCGCGCAGGGCGAATATGCCGGACTTCTCGCAATCCGGGGTTATCACCTTGCGCGCGGCGAGCCGCACCGCAAGGTCTGCCTGATCCCCTCCTCGGCGCACGGCACCAATCCGGCATCCGCTGCGATGGTCGGCATGGACGTCGTGGTGGTGGCCTGCGACATCAGAGGCGACGTCGATGTCAATGACCTCCACGCCAAGGCCGAGAAGCATTCGAAGAACCTTGCCGCTGTGATGATCACCTATCCCTCGACCCATGGCGTGTTCGAGGAGCATATCAGCGAGATCTGCGACATCGTTCACGCGCATGGCGGACAGGTCTATCTCGACGGTGCCAACATGAACGCGCAGGTCGGGCTCTCCCGGCCCGGCGATTACGGCGCCGATGTCAGCCATCTCAATCTGCACAAGACCTTCTGCATCCCGCATGGCGGCGGCGGCCCCGGCATGGGCCCGATCGGCGTGAAGGCGCATCTGGCGCCGTATCTGCCCGGCCATCCCGCGACCGACGGCGCGACTGCGCATCCGATCGGCCCGGTGTCGGCCGCGCCGTTCGGCTCGGCGTCGATCCTGACGATCTCCTACATCTACATCCTGATGATGGGCGGCGAAGGTCTGACGCGGGCGACCGAGATCGCGATCCTTAATGCGAACTACATTGCCGCACGGCTGCAGCCGCACTTCCCGGTGCTGTATCGCAACGCGCGCGGCCGCGTCGCGCATGAGTGCATCGTCGACCCGCGGCCGCTGAAGACGAGCGCCGGTGTCACCGTCGACGACATCGCCAAGCGGCTGATCGACTACGGCTTCCATGCGCCGACCATGAGCTTCCCGGTCGCGGGCACGCTGATGATCGAGCCGACGGAATCGGAGTCGAAGATCGAGATCGACCGCTTCTGCGACGCCATGATCGCGATCCGCAACGAGATCGCCGAGATCGAGAAGGGCCGCTTCAAGGTCGAGGCCTCGCCGTTGCGTAACGCACCGCACACCGTCCACGACATCGCCGACGATGCCTGGAACAGGGCCTACACCCGCACCGAGGGCTGCTTCCCGGACGGCGTGTCGCGATCGGACAAATACTGGAGCCCGGTTGGCCGCGTCGACAACGTCTACGGTGATCGCAACCTGGTGTGCTCGTGCCCGCCGGTCGAGGACTACGCGCAGGCGGCGGAATAG
- the gcvH gene encoding glycine cleavage system protein GcvH, with protein MTTLYTSDHEWLRIEGDVATVGITDYAQSQLGDVVFVELPKVGRSLKKAEAAAVVESVKAASDVYAPITGEVIEVNEALAADPALVNSDAGGKAWFFKLKIADKSELGGLMDEAAYAAHTA; from the coding sequence ATGACGACGCTCTACACCTCCGATCACGAGTGGCTCCGCATCGAGGGCGACGTCGCCACCGTCGGCATCACCGACTATGCGCAATCGCAGCTCGGCGACGTCGTGTTCGTCGAATTGCCCAAGGTCGGCCGCAGCCTGAAGAAGGCCGAGGCCGCCGCCGTCGTCGAATCCGTCAAGGCCGCCTCCGACGTCTACGCGCCGATCACCGGCGAGGTGATCGAGGTCAACGAGGCGCTCGCGGCCGACCCCGCGCTGGTCAATTCGGATGCCGGCGGCAAGGCCTGGTTCTTCAAGCTGAAGATTGCCGACAAGAGCGAGCTAGGCGGCCTGATGGACGAGGCCGCCTACGCCGCGCACACGGCCTGA
- the alaS gene encoding alanine--tRNA ligase gives MSSVNDIRSTFLNFFKENGHEIVASSPLVPRNDPTLMFTNAGMVQFKNVFTGVEKRPYQRATTSQKCVRAGGKHNDLDNVGYTARHLTFFEMLGNFSFGDYFKERAIELAWNLITKDFGLKKDKLLVTVYHTDDEAAGHWKKIAGFSDDRIIRIATSDNFWAMGDTGPCGPCSEIFIDRGEHIWGGPPGSPDEDGDRFLEFWNLVFMQFDQVTKEERVPLPRPSIDTGMGLERMACILQGVDSVFETDLFRQLIDAAASALGHGPTERTVASYRVIADHLRSSAFLIADGVLPSNEGRGYVLRRIMRRAMRHAQLLGASEPLMHRLVWALVREMGQAYPDLVRAEKLIEETLRLEETRFRKTLARGLSILDEKSAGLKKGDMFDGDTAFTLYDTYGFPLDLTQDALKSRGIGVDQAAFTDAMNRQREKARASWAGSGEAATESVWFPLREKLGATEFLGYETESAEGAVTALVRDGAEVDSLKAGETGAIVLNQTPFYAESGGQVGDTGVLTGEGVRFRVTDTQKKAGDLFVHLGTVEQGILNVGTALQLEVDHARRSSIRANHSATHLLHEALRQVLGDHIAQRGSLVTPDRLRFDFVHPKQITPEELARIEDIANDVVLENDEVTTRLMGVDDAREAGARALFGEKYGDEVRVVSMGKGAREYGQNALGWSVELCGGTHVRRTGDIGLISVTHESGISSGVRRIEALTGRHARRHANDTMALAKTAANELRTTIEDVPARIAALMEERKKLERDLSDARKKLAMGGGAASNGAAAVREVGNVKLLARAIEGVETKDLKSLVDDGKKQIGSGVVAIVGVTEDGKAGIVVGVTADLTSRFNAVELVRKGSEALGGKGGGGRPDMAQAGGPDGAKANAALTAIEQAMVGA, from the coding sequence ATGAGCAGCGTCAACGACATCAGGTCGACATTTCTGAACTTCTTCAAGGAGAACGGCCACGAGATCGTGGCGTCGTCGCCGCTGGTTCCGCGCAATGATCCGACCTTGATGTTCACCAACGCCGGCATGGTGCAGTTCAAGAACGTCTTCACCGGCGTCGAGAAGCGGCCCTATCAGCGCGCTACCACCTCGCAGAAATGCGTGCGCGCCGGCGGCAAGCACAACGACCTCGATAATGTCGGCTACACCGCGCGCCATCTCACCTTCTTCGAGATGCTCGGCAATTTCTCGTTCGGCGACTACTTCAAGGAGCGCGCGATCGAGCTCGCCTGGAACCTGATCACCAAGGATTTCGGGCTGAAGAAGGACAAGCTGCTTGTCACCGTCTATCACACCGACGACGAGGCGGCGGGCCACTGGAAGAAGATCGCGGGCTTCTCGGACGACCGTATCATTCGCATCGCGACCTCGGACAATTTCTGGGCGATGGGCGATACCGGCCCGTGCGGTCCATGCTCCGAGATCTTCATCGATCGCGGCGAGCACATCTGGGGCGGACCTCCTGGCAGCCCGGATGAGGATGGCGATCGCTTCCTCGAGTTCTGGAACCTGGTGTTCATGCAGTTCGACCAGGTGACGAAGGAGGAGCGCGTGCCGCTGCCGCGCCCGTCGATCGACACCGGCATGGGGCTGGAGCGCATGGCCTGCATCCTGCAGGGCGTCGACAGCGTCTTCGAGACCGACCTGTTCCGCCAACTGATCGATGCCGCCGCGTCCGCGCTCGGGCACGGACCCACTGAGCGGACCGTCGCGTCGTACCGGGTGATCGCGGACCATCTGCGCTCTTCGGCGTTCCTGATCGCCGACGGCGTGCTGCCGTCGAACGAGGGCCGCGGCTATGTGCTGCGCCGGATCATGCGCCGCGCGATGCGCCACGCGCAGCTTTTGGGCGCGAGCGAGCCGCTGATGCATCGCCTGGTCTGGGCGCTCGTCCGCGAGATGGGCCAGGCCTATCCGGATCTGGTGCGCGCGGAGAAGCTGATCGAGGAGACGCTGCGGCTGGAAGAGACTCGCTTCCGCAAGACGCTGGCGCGGGGACTATCGATCCTCGACGAGAAGAGCGCGGGCCTCAAGAAGGGCGACATGTTCGACGGCGACACCGCCTTCACGCTCTACGACACCTATGGCTTCCCGCTGGACCTGACGCAGGACGCGCTGAAGTCGCGCGGCATCGGCGTCGACCAAGCGGCCTTCACCGATGCGATGAACCGGCAGCGCGAGAAGGCGCGCGCCTCCTGGGCCGGCTCGGGCGAGGCGGCGACCGAGAGCGTCTGGTTCCCGCTGCGCGAGAAGCTCGGCGCAACCGAATTCCTCGGCTACGAGACCGAGAGCGCGGAAGGCGCGGTCACCGCGCTGGTCAGGGACGGCGCCGAAGTCGACAGTCTCAAGGCGGGCGAGACCGGTGCGATCGTGCTGAACCAGACCCCGTTCTATGCGGAGTCCGGCGGCCAGGTCGGCGACACCGGCGTGCTGACCGGCGAGGGTGTCAGGTTCCGTGTCACCGACACGCAGAAGAAGGCCGGCGATCTCTTCGTGCATCTCGGCACGGTGGAGCAGGGCATCCTGAACGTCGGCACCGCGTTGCAGCTCGAGGTCGACCACGCCAGGCGTTCGTCGATCCGCGCCAACCACTCGGCGACGCATCTGTTGCATGAGGCGCTGCGCCAGGTGCTCGGCGACCACATCGCCCAGCGCGGCTCGCTGGTCACGCCCGACCGGCTGCGCTTCGACTTCGTGCATCCGAAGCAGATCACGCCCGAGGAGCTCGCCCGGATCGAGGACATCGCCAACGACGTCGTGCTGGAGAACGACGAGGTCACCACCCGCCTGATGGGGGTGGACGATGCCCGCGAGGCCGGTGCCCGCGCGCTGTTCGGCGAGAAGTACGGCGACGAGGTCCGCGTCGTCTCGATGGGCAAGGGCGCGCGCGAGTACGGCCAGAACGCGCTCGGCTGGTCGGTCGAGCTTTGCGGCGGCACCCATGTCCGCCGCACCGGCGACATCGGCCTGATCTCGGTGACGCATGAGAGCGGAATCTCGTCGGGCGTCCGCCGCATCGAGGCGCTGACCGGCCGCCATGCGCGCAGGCACGCCAACGACACCATGGCGCTGGCCAAGACGGCGGCGAACGAGCTGCGCACCACGATCGAGGACGTGCCGGCGCGCATCGCGGCGTTGATGGAGGAGCGCAAGAAGCTCGAGCGCGACCTGTCGGATGCCCGCAAGAAGCTCGCGATGGGCGGCGGCGCTGCGTCGAACGGCGCAGCCGCCGTCCGCGAGGTCGGCAACGTCAAGCTGCTGGCGCGCGCGATCGAGGGCGTCGAGACCAAGGACCTCAAGAGCCTGGTCGACGACGGCAAGAAGCAGATCGGCTCCGGCGTGGTCGCGATCGTCGGCGTCACCGAGGACGGCAAGGCCGGCATCGTGGTCGGCGTCACCGCCGATCTCACCTCGCGCTTCAACGCGGTCGAGCTGGTGCGCAAGGGCTCGGAAGCCCTCGGCGGCAAGGGCGGCGGCGGCCGGCCCGACATGGCGCAGGCCGGCGGGCCCGACGGCGCCAAGGCGAACGCGGCGCTGACGGCGATTGAACAGGCGATGGTCGGCGCCTGA
- the gcvT gene encoding glycine cleavage system aminomethyltransferase GcvT — protein MLAPDNSPLKQTPLHALHLARGAKMVPFAGYDMPVQYAAGVLKEHLHTRSQAGLFDVSHMGQLLLKPKSGKVADAALALEKLVPQDILGIAPGRQRYAQFTNHDGGLLDDLMVANFGDHLFLVVNAACKAEDEAHLRAHLSDTCEIVSLADRALIALQGPKAESALATFCADVTAMKFMDAGPRRLSDVDCFVSRSGYTGEDGFEISVPADKAEALVTALLDNPDVLPIGLGARDSLRLEAGLCLYGHDIDTTTTPVEGALEWSVQKVRRSGGARAGGFPGADKILAQFAQGASRRRVGLKPDGRAPVREGAALFADASSSEQIGKVTSGGFGPSLNAPVAMGYLPTALSAIGTTVFAEVRGQRLPLKVAATPFVPNTYKR, from the coding sequence ATGCTTGCACCCGATAATTCCCCGCTGAAGCAGACCCCGTTGCACGCGCTGCACCTTGCACGTGGGGCCAAGATGGTGCCGTTCGCCGGTTACGACATGCCGGTGCAATATGCCGCCGGCGTCCTGAAGGAACACCTGCACACCCGCAGCCAGGCGGGCCTGTTCGACGTCTCCCATATGGGCCAGCTTCTGCTGAAGCCCAAATCCGGCAAGGTCGCGGACGCGGCGCTCGCGCTGGAAAAGCTGGTGCCGCAGGACATCCTGGGCATCGCGCCGGGACGGCAGCGCTACGCGCAGTTCACCAACCATGACGGCGGCCTGCTCGACGACCTCATGGTGGCGAATTTCGGCGATCACCTGTTCCTGGTGGTCAACGCCGCCTGCAAGGCCGAGGACGAGGCCCATCTGCGCGCGCATCTCTCCGATACCTGCGAGATCGTGTCGCTGGCCGATCGCGCGCTCATCGCGCTGCAGGGGCCGAAGGCAGAATCCGCGCTGGCGACGTTTTGTGCCGACGTCACGGCGATGAAGTTCATGGACGCCGGGCCGCGCCGCCTCAGTGACGTCGACTGTTTCGTCTCGCGCTCCGGCTACACCGGCGAAGACGGTTTTGAGATTTCGGTGCCCGCCGACAAGGCCGAGGCGCTGGTCACCGCCCTGCTCGACAATCCCGACGTGCTGCCGATCGGGCTCGGCGCGCGCGACAGCCTGCGGCTCGAGGCCGGGCTCTGCCTCTATGGCCATGACATCGACACCACGACAACCCCGGTCGAGGGCGCGCTGGAATGGTCGGTGCAGAAGGTCCGCCGCAGCGGCGGCGCCCGCGCCGGCGGCTTTCCGGGAGCGGACAAGATCCTCGCGCAGTTCGCGCAAGGCGCATCGCGCCGGCGCGTCGGCCTCAAGCCGGACGGCCGCGCCCCGGTGCGTGAGGGTGCCGCGCTGTTCGCCGATGCCAGTTCGAGCGAGCAGATCGGCAAGGTCACCTCGGGCGGCTTCGGCCCGAGCCTCAATGCACCTGTTGCAATGGGCTACCTGCCCACCGCCCTTTCCGCCATCGGCACCACCGTTTTCGCCGAAGTGCGCGGTCAGCGGCTGCCGCTCAAGGTCGCCGCCACGCCCTTCGTCCCCAACACCTATAAACGCTAG
- a CDS encoding thioesterase family protein → MRQDFWFHFPFRVRYSEVDAQAVVFNAHYLTYFDTAITEYFRALGYDYLGEVARTSIDFHTVRSVVEYKAPIRFDEDIDVCVRVARIGRSSITLALAIFAKGTDDLRATGEIVWVATDQKTHQSVAVTEDLRALIASREKALAQG, encoded by the coding sequence ATGCGCCAGGATTTCTGGTTCCATTTCCCGTTTCGCGTCCGCTATTCCGAAGTCGACGCACAGGCCGTGGTGTTCAACGCTCACTACTTGACCTACTTCGACACCGCGATAACAGAGTATTTTCGCGCCCTCGGCTACGACTACCTCGGTGAAGTGGCGAGGACCAGCATCGATTTTCACACGGTGAGGTCGGTGGTCGAGTACAAGGCGCCGATCCGGTTCGACGAGGACATCGATGTCTGCGTGCGGGTCGCGCGGATCGGCCGTTCCTCGATCACGCTGGCGCTCGCGATCTTCGCCAAGGGCACGGACGATCTGCGCGCGACGGGCGAGATCGTGTGGGTGGCGACCGATCAGAAGACGCATCAATCGGTCGCCGTGACGGAGGATCTGCGGGCGCTGATTGCAAGCCGAGAGAAGGCGCTCGCGCAGGGTTGA